A window of the Eschrichtius robustus isolate mEscRob2 chromosome 5, mEscRob2.pri, whole genome shotgun sequence genome harbors these coding sequences:
- the LOC137764761 gene encoding gamma-crystallin F, with translation MGKITFYEDRGFQGRHYECSSDHSNLQPCFSRCNSIRVDSGCWMLYEQPNYSGSQYFLRRGDYPDYQHWMGLNDSVRSCRLIPHTSSHRLRIYEREDYRGQMVELTEDCSSLRDRFHFSEIHSLHVLEGWWVLYEMPNYRGRQYLLRPGDYRHYHDWGALDARVGSLRRAVDFY, from the exons ATGGGGAAG ATCACCTTCTACGAGGACCGGGGCTTCCAGGGCCGCCACTACGAGTGCAGCAGCGACCACTCCAACCTGCAGCCCTGCTTCAGCCGCTGCAACTCCATCCGGGTGGACAGCGGCTGCTGGATGCTCTACGAGCAGCCCAACTACTCGGGCAGCCAGTACTTCCTGCGGCGCGGCGACTACCCCGACTACCAGCACTGGATGGGCCTCAACGACTCCGTCCGCTCCTGCCGCCTCATCCCCCAC ACCAGCTCCCACCGGCTGAGGATCTACGAGCGGGAGGACTACCGAGGCCAGATGGTGGAGCTCACGGAAGACTGCTCCTCGCTCCGCGACCGCTTCCACTTCAGTGAGATCCACTCCCTCCACGTGCTGGAGGGCTGGTGGGTCCTCTATGAGATGCCCAACTACAGGGGAAGGCAGTACCTACTGAGGCCGGGAGACTACAGGCACTACCACGACTGGGGGGCCCTGGATGCCAGAGTGGGCTCCTTGAGGAGGGCCGTGGATTTCTACTGA